One Solibacillus sp. R5-41 DNA segment encodes these proteins:
- a CDS encoding solute carrier family 23 protein: MNGFLKAIPLSLQHLFAMFGATVLVPALTGLDPGSALVASGVGTLIFHLITRGKVPTYLGSSFAFIAPLALYVGELNSPGQAVAGLISVSIVYAIVSIIISYVGFEKVRKVIPPVVVGPVVSIIGLALATTAVTNMAAVNWDVAIVSLLAAIFATLAGTKMIRLFPLIIGLGVGYIYAAVRGLVDFGTIANAPVFALPQFVMPEFTWVVILGMAPIALVTIIEDLGHMFVLKEITGKDVTKDPGFSSILWGNGLATLISGFIGGPAQTTYAENLGVLAITRQFSSRIIQGAAVLAIILGLFGKVGAAIQSIPVAVMGGICILLFGMIAGMGIRHIIEEKVNLANMKNLVIVAVIFIIGIGYAHGIAYATIAGLLIYWLVPDFTTKNES, encoded by the coding sequence TTGAACGGTTTTTTGAAAGCGATACCATTATCATTACAGCATTTGTTTGCGATGTTTGGTGCGACCGTTTTAGTTCCAGCACTAACTGGTCTTGATCCAGGAAGTGCACTTGTTGCCAGTGGTGTAGGAACATTGATTTTCCATCTTATTACCCGAGGAAAGGTTCCCACTTATTTAGGCTCATCTTTCGCTTTCATTGCTCCACTAGCATTGTATGTAGGAGAGTTAAATTCCCCCGGTCAGGCGGTTGCAGGACTTATTAGTGTTTCCATTGTTTATGCCATTGTATCTATTATCATTTCATATGTAGGTTTTGAAAAAGTCCGAAAAGTAATTCCTCCAGTTGTTGTTGGACCAGTTGTAAGCATCATCGGTCTTGCACTTGCAACCACGGCGGTGACCAACATGGCTGCTGTCAATTGGGATGTAGCTATCGTCAGCCTTCTTGCAGCAATCTTTGCTACGCTTGCAGGTACTAAGATGATCCGCCTTTTCCCGCTCATCATTGGTCTTGGAGTAGGTTATATATATGCCGCGGTGCGTGGATTAGTTGATTTTGGTACCATTGCCAATGCTCCAGTGTTTGCACTTCCACAATTCGTAATGCCAGAATTCACGTGGGTCGTTATCCTCGGGATGGCGCCGATTGCCTTGGTTACAATCATCGAAGACCTTGGACATATGTTTGTACTAAAAGAGATTACAGGTAAAGACGTCACAAAGGACCCTGGGTTTTCAAGCATCCTATGGGGGAATGGTCTTGCAACATTAATCTCCGGTTTCATCGGCGGGCCTGCACAAACGACTTACGCAGAAAACCTCGGCGTTTTAGCCATCACACGCCAATTTTCCAGTAGAATCATTCAAGGTGCTGCTGTTCTTGCGATTATTCTAGGTCTGTTCGGTAAAGTTGGAGCTGCTATCCAATCCATTCCAGTTGCCGTGATGGGCGGCATCTGTATCTTGTTATTCGGTATGATCGCAGGCATGGGAATCCGTCATATCATTGAGGAAAAAGTTAATCTGGCGAATATGAAAAATTTAGTCATTGTCGCAGTTATCTTTATCATCGGAATTGGATATGCTCATGGTATCGCCTACGCGACAATTGCTGGATTGCTCATTTACTGGCTCGTACCTGATTTTACGACAAAGAATGAAAGTTAA
- a CDS encoding glycosyl hydrolase family 18 protein: MKKKINKYFLIPILFTTLFAAPLSTVASIDDVHMSYLYGADSNTSLKNIDKTYGAINTVTPGFYELNADGSLKSSIDKSFIDQVHKRGLKVVPFISNHWDRNLAQIAMQNRERLTSQIADSIIKNNLDGIDIDIENLNYTDKDAFTDFIRLLHEKLPNDKIISIAVAANPNNYTTGWHGSYDYVKLSEYSDYLMVMAYDESWNGGPEGPVASLPFVEKSIQSLLNQGVDSKKIVLGLPFYGRIWNDAMTVVGDGVPNKAIAGIVNNHNGKFYFDNAKKSAYAKFTVKSSDSPTTIGGKKLVPGNYTIWYENDLSLKYKLRLVEKYNLRGSGSWDLNQATSGIWKFYSAWANGEHHFIDSENHWAEKDIMSLFNKGWINGKNEYNFDPNGNLTRAQAVTILIKAIGLDAKNEAIPNYFTDVPANHWAKQAIELANKYNIVNGTNPHVFEPNTRITRAQLAAILSRIVDYPTSNTIESPFYDVPKGHWAYSDILKLSSNGIIKGNEVGGFSPDDFVLRAQIAAMVNRASADFKNY; this comes from the coding sequence ATGAAAAAAAAAATAAATAAATATTTTCTCATACCCATTCTGTTCACTACATTATTCGCCGCTCCACTTAGTACGGTTGCCTCAATCGATGACGTCCATATGTCTTATTTATATGGCGCAGATTCGAATACCTCTTTAAAAAATATCGATAAAACATACGGTGCAATCAATACGGTTACGCCAGGATTCTATGAATTAAACGCTGACGGTAGTTTAAAATCTTCCATTGATAAAAGTTTCATAGATCAAGTACACAAAAGAGGGTTAAAAGTTGTTCCATTCATTTCAAACCATTGGGATCGAAATTTAGCTCAAATAGCAATGCAAAATAGAGAAAGATTAACTTCTCAAATTGCCGATTCTATTATAAAAAATAATTTAGATGGTATCGACATAGATATAGAGAATTTAAACTATACAGATAAAGATGCATTTACTGATTTCATTCGCTTATTACATGAAAAATTGCCGAATGATAAGATTATATCTATCGCAGTTGCAGCCAACCCAAATAATTATACAACAGGATGGCACGGGTCTTATGATTATGTAAAATTAAGTGAATACAGCGATTACTTAATGGTAATGGCCTATGATGAAAGCTGGAATGGCGGTCCTGAAGGTCCTGTTGCTAGCTTACCTTTTGTTGAAAAATCGATTCAATCCTTATTAAACCAAGGTGTTGATTCTAAAAAAATCGTTCTAGGCCTTCCTTTTTATGGTCGAATTTGGAACGATGCCATGACAGTCGTTGGGGATGGTGTTCCGAATAAAGCGATAGCAGGCATTGTGAATAACCATAATGGGAAATTTTATTTTGATAATGCCAAAAAATCAGCATATGCCAAATTTACTGTGAAAAGCAGTGATTCCCCCACTACTATTGGTGGAAAAAAACTAGTACCAGGGAATTACACAATTTGGTATGAAAATGATTTGTCTTTAAAATATAAATTAAGATTAGTAGAGAAGTACAATTTAAGAGGCTCTGGTAGTTGGGATTTAAATCAAGCAACAAGCGGCATTTGGAAGTTCTATTCGGCTTGGGCAAATGGAGAACATCATTTTATTGATTCAGAAAATCATTGGGCTGAAAAAGATATCATGTCTCTTTTTAATAAAGGATGGATTAACGGTAAAAACGAATACAATTTCGACCCAAATGGTAATTTAACAAGAGCACAAGCGGTTACAATTCTTATAAAAGCAATCGGTTTAGATGCCAAAAATGAAGCGATCCCTAATTATTTTACTGATGTTCCTGCAAATCACTGGGCAAAACAAGCTATTGAACTAGCAAATAAATATAATATTGTAAATGGAACAAATCCACATGTATTTGAGCCAAATACACGTATTACAAGAGCGCAATTGGCAGCAATTTTATCGAGAATAGTCGATTACCCAACTAGCAATACGATTGAGTCCCCTTTTTATGATGTACCAAAAGGACATTGGGCATATTCTGATATTTTAAAACTAAGCAGTAATGGAATTATAAAAGGTAATGAAGTCGGTGGCTTTTCACCTGATGATTTTGTACTAAGAGCGCAAATTGCAGCAATGGTGAATCGTGCAAGTGCAGATTTCAAAAACTATTAA